In Hemiscyllium ocellatum isolate sHemOce1 chromosome 2, sHemOce1.pat.X.cur, whole genome shotgun sequence, the genomic stretch GATTACAGTTACCGCTATGAGTTTACAATTATGAGCTACACTTCGACAATtaactggatttttaaaaatcaagtgaATTCGCATTTAATAACTTGACGTGTTCATTGTTATCACTTGAACAAGTCAGAATAATATATCCAAATGAATTAGGTTGTTTGAGAAAAAATGTGACTTCTAAAAGGATTGTTAAAAATGTAGTCACCTACACGGGCACAGAACACATCCCAGAATGAGAACGGCTATAATTCAGAACCTCATCCACGCCAGCAGCTACCGCAGCTGTACCTCGCAGTGAGTTCTCTCAGACTTCAGTTCTCCTTAAACTTTCTAAATCCTCACCCCTTAACCCTGGATTCATTAATTCTGTCTCCGAATTTGCGTCAAACCACAGCACACCCCGCGTTATCGTTTGTACAGCTCCACCTGCTAATATCCCCATTGTGCCGGAGTCTTGTTTATTGACCGTTCCATTATAAAATGATGTCTGCAAGTTTACGAGTTTTGTTTTAACAAGAACGCTGGATGGGGTCGGACAgggaaattaaaaacagaaagcattGCCGGGCTGTGAGAAGCTCCACACTGGGGAATGACGCGAAGGGAGAAGAgggtttgaggatgtaactgtgATGCAGGAAAACCAGGGCCACATGGTTGTGATTATGCAGACTGTACCTTGCCAAGCAATTTTCCTCCGCGGCACATCTAAGGTTGTACATGTGCATCTTCTGAACGTATGTTGAGACTTGAATATAGTATGGATCTGGGATTAAATCTGGTAAACCTAAAATAAAAAGCATGGATTTAATTCAGTTCCTTATTGAAACAAACACGATGCAGATTTGAAGTGTATTTGCAAGCATTGAATTGCCCCTCTATTCAGTAACAACACCTTCGATGCTCTACTCTCTAAGAAAAGCTGTTGTAGTTTTGTGCATCACTTACCATGCTGGAAGTATCTGGTGCCGTACCCAGGTCTGCGGGGCCGAACTCTGGGTCTCTCGTATGTGTCGTAGTAATTGTAGTAGGGGTTGTCATCGGTACTCTTGTAGGGATTGTAAGGGTCATCCCCGACCATGACATCCGCACTGGCAGTCCCAGGAAGGCTCGGGCTTGACCTGTTCTGGCCAGTCGCAGGTGTCTCCCTGATACTATCCTGGTCGGTAGAAGCTGGAGTGACCCGAGCCCCTTGGCCGGGCACTCCGCCGGATCGAGCCCCAGGCTGATTCCGGGGGCCGGACGGTCTCGGGTTGCCGCGGCTTGAGCCTCGCAACGGGTGAGTGGCGCCGGACAAGCGGGACTGGGATCGGGATAGGGGCGAGTCCCCGCGTTGTCGGACTGCGCGGGCGCCGGAGGTGTTTTGCGAGGACTGTGCTCTGGAAGATGTGGGCGCCCTCCTGGCATTGCTGTCTCTGCCGCTGCTCACCgtgctgttggtgtcactgtcactcagtaagaAGAGGCGGTTGCTCCCGCTGGAGCCCTGGGGCGGCTGATACTCGGAGCCCAGGCTCAACAAACTATAAACGCGTCCGTTGTTTCTCCACTGAATCCGTTGGCGCCAAAGAGCGCCCGCAGAGCTGTCCTgttcttgctgctgctgctgctgctgctgtccatGGATCTCTCCAAC encodes the following:
- the LOC132823680 gene encoding protein-lysine 6-oxidase-like; amino-acid sequence: MNYQTLMYLLKLFGLYLTCLVGEIHGQQQQQQQQEQDSSAGALWRQRIQWRNNGRVYSLLSLGSEYQPPQGSSGSNRLFLLSDSDTNSTVSSGRDSNARRAPTSSRAQSSQNTSGARAVRQRGDSPLSRSQSRLSGATHPLRGSSRGNPRPSGPRNQPGARSGGVPGQGARVTPASTDQDSIRETPATGQNRSSPSLPGTASADVMVGDDPYNPYKSTDDNPYYNYYDTYERPRVRPRRPGYGTRYFQHGLPDLIPDPYYIQVSTYVQKMHMYNLRCAAEENCLASSAYSSNIRDYDMRVLLRFPQRVKNQGTADFLPSRPRYSWEWHSCHRHYHSMDEFSHYDLLDATTHRKVAEGHKASFCLEDTSCDYGYYRRYACTAHSQGLSPGCYDTYNADIDCQWIDITDVKAGNYILKVSVNPSYLVPESDYGNNVVRCDLRYTGHHAYTSGCRIAQY